Proteins from one Caulobacter sp. X genomic window:
- a CDS encoding ETC complex I subunit, which translates to MLARIYRPAKNAMQSGKAKTKDWVLEFEPASARKPDPLMGWTQSSDMNGQIRLTFDTRDEAVAYAQRHEIAFQLFEPKTPKRIIKAYADNFAANRKQPWTH; encoded by the coding sequence ATGCTGGCCCGCATCTATCGCCCCGCCAAGAACGCCATGCAGTCCGGCAAGGCCAAGACCAAGGACTGGGTGCTGGAGTTCGAACCGGCCTCGGCCCGCAAGCCCGACCCGCTGATGGGCTGGACCCAGTCCAGCGACATGAACGGCCAGATCCGCCTGACCTTCGACACCCGGGACGAGGCCGTGGCCTATGCGCAGCGGCACGAGATCGCGTTCCAGCTGTTCGAGCCGAAGACGCCCAAGCGGATCATCAAGGCCTACGCCGACAACTTCGCCGCCAACCGCAAGCAGCCCTGGACGCACTAG
- a CDS encoding recombinase family protein: MAKRKTPPPPTAPSAALYLRVSTGRQAESDLSIPDQGRQLRAYCQAKGWPVAEEFVEPGNSATDDRRPAFQQMIDTATAKPPPFNVILVHSFSRFFRDQFLFEFYARKLAKNGVRIVSITQEVGDDPMGIMVRQMMNLFDEYQSRENAKHTLRAMKENARQGFWNGSHPPLGYRVITAEQRGERIKKKLEIDPIGAETVRQIFRLALHGVENSGPMGLKSIATYLNDKGITTRGGGRWGVGTVHHTLTRTTYIGEHVFNSRNWASQEPKDDTEHVVMAVPPLIERDTFEAVQRAMSLRNPRAMAPRFVNSSILLGGICFCGLCGKAMTLRTGKGGAYRYYTCCTNARQGPVGCEGMAVRMDLLDASVIDHLENRLLNPERLATMMDNIIDRRSEWIERRHRHVADLRKRATEADQRLQRLYLSIEQGIIDPGDPSLKQRVTTLKAQRDKADGDAQRAAKAIDGITPALTPDLLRRFSEATREMFRDEAGAYRRDLIRAVAQKVELLSPHEARICGSRVELLRTLASNNGVQSAALALPGFAPGWRALQDSNLRPLA; the protein is encoded by the coding sequence ATGGCCAAGCGTAAGACACCTCCCCCGCCCACCGCACCGAGCGCGGCGCTTTATCTCCGGGTCTCGACCGGCCGGCAGGCCGAAAGCGACCTTTCCATTCCCGATCAGGGCCGACAACTTCGAGCCTACTGCCAGGCCAAGGGCTGGCCCGTCGCCGAAGAGTTTGTCGAACCGGGCAACTCGGCCACCGACGACCGCCGCCCGGCGTTCCAGCAGATGATCGACACGGCGACCGCCAAGCCGCCGCCGTTCAACGTCATCCTGGTCCACTCGTTCTCGCGCTTCTTCCGTGACCAGTTCCTCTTCGAGTTCTACGCCCGCAAGCTGGCCAAAAACGGGGTCCGCATCGTCTCGATCACCCAGGAGGTTGGCGACGATCCGATGGGGATCATGGTGCGCCAGATGATGAACCTCTTCGACGAGTACCAATCGCGCGAGAACGCCAAGCACACCTTGCGCGCGATGAAGGAAAACGCGCGCCAGGGCTTCTGGAACGGCTCCCACCCGCCGCTCGGCTATCGGGTCATCACGGCCGAACAACGCGGTGAGCGGATCAAGAAGAAGCTCGAGATCGACCCCATCGGCGCCGAGACCGTGCGCCAGATCTTCCGCCTGGCGCTGCACGGTGTCGAAAACAGCGGCCCCATGGGTTTGAAGTCGATCGCCACCTATCTCAACGACAAGGGCATCACCACGCGCGGCGGCGGCCGATGGGGCGTAGGCACCGTCCACCATACCCTGACGCGGACGACTTATATCGGCGAGCACGTCTTCAACAGCCGCAACTGGGCCAGCCAGGAACCCAAGGACGACACCGAGCATGTCGTGATGGCCGTGCCGCCGCTGATCGAGCGCGACACGTTCGAGGCCGTGCAGCGCGCCATGTCGCTGCGCAATCCCAGGGCCATGGCCCCACGCTTCGTGAACAGCTCGATCCTGCTGGGCGGCATCTGCTTTTGCGGGCTCTGCGGCAAGGCGATGACGCTGCGGACCGGCAAGGGCGGCGCCTATCGCTACTACACCTGCTGCACCAACGCGCGTCAGGGTCCGGTCGGTTGCGAAGGCATGGCCGTGCGGATGGATCTGCTGGACGCCTCGGTGATCGACCACCTGGAGAACCGTCTGCTCAATCCCGAACGACTGGCCACGATGATGGACAACATCATCGACCGCCGGTCGGAGTGGATTGAACGCCGGCATCGGCACGTCGCCGACCTGCGCAAGCGCGCCACCGAAGCCGACCAGCGGCTTCAGCGTCTCTACCTTTCGATCGAGCAAGGGATCATCGATCCAGGCGATCCATCGCTCAAGCAACGGGTCACAACCCTGAAGGCCCAGCGCGACAAAGCCGACGGCGACGCCCAGCGCGCGGCTAAGGCCATCGACGGGATCACGCCCGCGCTGACGCCGGACTTGCTGCGCCGGTTCTCTGAAGCGACGCGGGAAATGTTCAGGGACGAAGCCGGCGCCTATCGCCGGGATCTCATCCGGGCCGTTGCCCAGAAGGTGGAATTGCTGTCCCCGCATGAGGCGAGGATCTGTGGCTCAAGGGTGGAATTGCTCCGAACCCTGGCGAGCAACAATGGCGTACAATCGGCGGCGTTAGCGCTGCCGGGTTTTGCACCAGGGTGGCGCGCCCTGCAGGATTCGAACCTGCGACCGCTCGCTTAG
- a CDS encoding glycosyl hydrolase: MSGQSTRRAAMTAGLAFAMAPGMARSTPSSRQLSNPNASAEARALYTLLWRFYGRKTLTGQQEGVARPDVELDYIEKATGRLPAILGLDYIEPRLNAGVNDRATAWSRSGGIVTICWHWGAPDIGPGYENSKKDFDLTAALQPGTAQNLALHRDLARIGDLLTELRDHKVPVLWRPLHEFSGDWFWWGKHGPAAFKALWALMYDEFTHRRGLDNLIWVAGWAGQNVDPAWHPGRGQVDIAGADIYADDHGALAPMFGAMKAIVGDTIPICLHENGPIPDPALLGPQADWLWFMTWHTRWLMDPGQNDPERLKAFYASDRYLTKDELRSGV, from the coding sequence ATGAGCGGGCAGAGCACGCGAAGGGCGGCGATGACGGCGGGTCTGGCGTTCGCGATGGCGCCGGGCATGGCGCGGTCCACGCCGTCGTCGCGTCAGCTGAGCAATCCGAACGCATCGGCCGAAGCTCGGGCGCTTTATACTCTGCTCTGGCGGTTCTACGGCCGAAAGACCCTGACCGGTCAGCAAGAGGGCGTGGCGAGGCCCGACGTCGAGTTGGACTATATCGAGAAGGCAACGGGTCGGTTGCCGGCGATACTGGGCCTGGACTACATCGAGCCGCGCCTGAACGCCGGGGTCAATGATCGCGCCACGGCCTGGAGCCGTTCTGGCGGCATCGTCACGATCTGCTGGCACTGGGGGGCGCCGGACATCGGTCCGGGCTACGAGAATTCCAAGAAGGACTTCGACCTCACCGCGGCCCTGCAGCCCGGCACGGCCCAGAACCTGGCTCTGCATCGTGATCTTGCGCGAATCGGTGATCTGCTGACCGAGCTTCGCGATCACAAGGTGCCTGTGCTGTGGCGACCGCTTCATGAGTTCAGCGGCGACTGGTTCTGGTGGGGCAAGCACGGCCCGGCCGCGTTCAAGGCGCTCTGGGCGCTGATGTACGACGAGTTCACCCATCGCCGCGGTCTCGACAACCTGATCTGGGTGGCGGGCTGGGCCGGGCAGAACGTCGATCCAGCCTGGCATCCTGGGCGCGGCCAGGTCGATATCGCCGGCGCCGACATCTACGCTGACGACCACGGCGCGCTGGCGCCGATGTTCGGAGCGATGAAGGCTATCGTCGGCGACACTATCCCGATCTGCCTGCACGAGAACGGGCCGATCCCGGATCCGGCGCTTCTTGGTCCGCAGGCCGACTGGCTCTGGTTCATGACCTGGCACACGCGCTGGCTGATGGATCCTGGCCAGAACGATCCGGAGCGGCTGAAGGCGTTCTATGCGTCGGACCGCTATCTGACGAAGGACGAGTTGAGGTCCGGCGTCTAG
- a CDS encoding MmcQ/YjbR family DNA-binding protein — MTPEAFSDLACRLGSGVQVRPILDAVQFRIGDKAFATLGWPAAGWAVIKLSRKDQARVLGRSDAVTVEPGRRRNTGVTLVRLQGVDEDLMAEMLVAAFGEVYRQAGRGRGRRTGEEGVVLAGRG; from the coding sequence ATGACGCCTGAAGCCTTCTCCGATCTCGCCTGCCGCCTGGGCTCCGGTGTTCAGGTCCGTCCGATCCTCGACGCGGTTCAATTCCGGATCGGCGACAAGGCTTTCGCGACGTTGGGATGGCCCGCGGCGGGCTGGGCGGTGATCAAACTCAGCCGCAAGGACCAGGCCCGCGTCCTGGGTCGCAGTGACGCGGTCACCGTCGAGCCAGGCCGGCGGCGCAACACCGGCGTGACCCTGGTGCGGCTGCAGGGCGTGGACGAGGACCTGATGGCCGAGATGCTGGTCGCCGCGTTCGGCGAGGTCTACCGCCAGGCTGGGCGGGGGCGGGGGCGGCGGACCGGCGA